One stretch of Musicola paradisiaca NCPPB 2511 DNA includes these proteins:
- the gcvH gene encoding glycine cleavage system protein GcvH, which translates to MSSNVPAELKYTSSHEWVMAEGNGVYSIGITEHAQELLGDMVFIDLPEIGSVVNAGDDCAVAESVKAASDVYAPISGEIVAVNDELEGAPELVNSAPYAEGWLFRIKASDESELNELLDAAGYQALLEEEDGDEDE; encoded by the coding sequence ATGAGCAGCAATGTTCCGGCAGAACTAAAATATACCTCGTCTCATGAATGGGTGATGGCGGAGGGTAACGGTGTTTATAGCATCGGTATCACTGAACATGCCCAGGAGCTGTTGGGTGATATGGTCTTCATCGATCTGCCGGAAATCGGCAGCGTGGTGAACGCGGGTGATGACTGCGCCGTGGCGGAGTCCGTGAAGGCGGCGTCGGATGTGTACGCGCCGATCAGCGGTGAAATCGTGGCTGTCAACGATGAGCTGGAAGGCGCTCCTGAGCTGGTCAACAGCGCGCCTTACGCGGAGGGTTGGTTGTTCCGTATCAAAGCGTCTGACGAATCCGAACTGAACGAACTGCTGGATGCCGCAGGCTACCAGGCGCTGTTGGAAGAAGAAGACGGCGACGAAGACGAGTAA
- a CDS encoding protein YgfX: protein MALWRCDLRVSWRMQLFSLLMHGLLLLLVLLAPWPEGYALVWLGLVTLVVFGFVRSQRNIKSRHGEISLRDDRHLRWQHRDWDIIRSPCMLKSGILLSLRAVDGKGRQRLWLASDSMGNDEWRNLCQLLGQYHSHSTESSRR from the coding sequence GTGGCCCTGTGGCGATGTGATTTGCGTGTATCCTGGCGGATGCAGTTGTTTTCACTGCTGATGCATGGGCTATTGCTGCTGCTGGTGTTGCTGGCCCCCTGGCCGGAAGGGTATGCGCTGGTCTGGCTGGGGTTGGTGACGCTGGTGGTGTTCGGTTTTGTGCGCAGCCAGCGCAATATCAAGTCTCGCCATGGGGAAATCTCGTTGCGCGACGATCGCCATTTGCGCTGGCAGCATCGGGACTGGGATATCATCCGGAGTCCCTGTATGTTGAAGAGCGGCATACTGCTGTCGCTACGGGCGGTGGATGGTAAAGGGCGGCAGCGGCTGTGGCTGGCGTCGGACAGTATGGGGAATGATGAATGGCGGAACCTGTGCCAGTTGCTCGGGCAGTATCATTCCCACTCTACGGAATCCTCCCGTCGCTGA
- a CDS encoding HD domain-containing protein produces the protein MSQATPVLDFGSMTDVVRFLIEIDKLKTVQRRTKIIGTSRQEDSAEHSWHFAVSVMSLAPFAGPGVDIQRVIQMALLHDIVEIDVGDVLVYDLQARAAVEEQEQAAARRIFGLLPEPQSSHFLQLWQEYEMGETPSARFAQLVDRVIPILINLHNQGQSWVENGIRLEQVINRNAFIESVNPELWRYLQQHLREAHRNGWLK, from the coding sequence ATGTCGCAAGCAACCCCCGTGCTGGACTTCGGTTCAATGACCGACGTAGTCCGGTTTCTGATAGAGATCGATAAACTTAAAACGGTGCAGCGCCGCACTAAAATCATCGGCACGTCGCGTCAGGAAGACTCTGCCGAGCACAGTTGGCATTTTGCGGTATCGGTGATGAGCCTGGCGCCGTTCGCCGGACCGGGCGTAGATATTCAGCGTGTCATTCAGATGGCGTTACTGCACGACATCGTCGAGATCGATGTCGGCGACGTACTGGTGTATGACCTGCAGGCGCGTGCCGCGGTCGAAGAGCAGGAACAGGCGGCGGCCCGACGCATTTTCGGCTTACTGCCGGAGCCACAAAGCAGCCACTTTTTGCAACTGTGGCAGGAATATGAAATGGGCGAAACGCCCAGCGCGCGTTTTGCCCAGCTGGTGGATCGCGTCATCCCGATCCTGATCAACCTGCACAACCAGGGGCAAAGCTGGGTGGAAAACGGTATCCGTCTGGAACAGGTGATTAATCGCAACGCCTTTATCGAATCCGTCAACCCGGAACTATGGCGTTATCTGCAACAGCACCTGCGAGAGGCGCACCGAAACGGGTGGTTGAAATAG
- the trhA gene encoding PAQR family membrane homeostasis protein TrhA produces MTKNVRDSGYTLAEEIANSVSHGIGFIFGIVGLVLLLVQAVNNGAGTMAITSYSLYGGSLILLFLASTLYHAIPHQRAKRWLKKFDHCAIYLLIAGTYTPFLLVGLNSPLADGLMMTIWSLALLGVIFKLAFAHRFEVLSLITYLTMGWLSLIVIYQLAVTLSAAGITLLAIGGAIYTLGVVFYVAKRIPFNHAIWHGFVLGGSICHFLAIYLYV; encoded by the coding sequence ATGACAAAGAATGTGCGGGACTCGGGTTATACGCTGGCAGAGGAAATTGCTAATAGCGTTAGTCATGGGATCGGTTTTATTTTCGGTATTGTCGGGTTGGTGCTGTTGTTGGTGCAGGCGGTCAATAACGGCGCAGGTACCATGGCGATTACCAGTTACAGTCTTTATGGCGGCAGCCTGATTCTGCTGTTTCTTGCCTCCACGCTGTATCACGCTATTCCTCATCAGCGCGCTAAGCGTTGGCTGAAAAAATTTGATCACTGTGCGATATATCTGCTGATTGCCGGCACCTACACGCCGTTCCTGTTGGTGGGGCTGAATTCTCCGCTGGCGGACGGTTTGATGATGACTATCTGGAGCCTGGCGCTGCTGGGCGTGATCTTCAAACTGGCGTTTGCCCACCGTTTTGAAGTGCTGTCGCTTATCACCTATTTGACGATGGGCTGGTTGTCGCTGATCGTGATTTATCAGTTGGCCGTGACGCTTTCAGCGGCGGGCATCACTCTGCTGGCCATCGGCGGCGCGATTTATACGCTGGGGGTGGTGTTTTACGTTGCCAAGCGGATTCCGTTCAATCATGCCATCTGGCACGGGTTTGTGCTGGGGGGGAGCATCTGCCATTTTCTGGCGATTTATCTGTACGTGTAA
- the gcvT gene encoding glycine cleavage system aminomethyltransferase GcvT, with protein MAKQTPLYEQHLADGAKMVDFHGWMMPLHYGSQLEEHHTVRSSAGMFDVSHMTIVDLHGARTREFLRYLLANDVARLTQPGKALYSAMLTPSAGVIDDLIVYFLREDYFRLVVNSATREKDLAWIREQAAPFSVEIRERDDLSLIAVQGPLAQEKTRSLFSDAQREQVAGMKPFFGVQADNLFVATTGYTGEAGYEIALPRELAVSFWQQLLAAGVKPCGLGARDTLRLEAGMNLYGQDMDETVSPLAANMGWTIVWQPDDRRFIGRDALERQRDAGTEQLVGLVMTEKGVLRHGQTVQFTDDQGVVREGVITSGSFSPTLGVSIALARVPQGIGEQAIVLIRNREMPVRVTKPNFVRAGKAVVQF; from the coding sequence ATGGCAAAGCAAACCCCGTTGTATGAGCAGCACCTGGCCGATGGCGCCAAAATGGTGGATTTTCACGGCTGGATGATGCCGCTGCATTACGGTTCTCAACTGGAAGAACACCACACGGTGCGCAGTAGCGCCGGCATGTTTGATGTTTCACACATGACGATCGTGGATCTGCATGGCGCGCGCACCCGCGAGTTTTTGCGTTATCTGCTGGCAAACGATGTCGCCAGATTGACGCAACCGGGCAAGGCGTTGTACAGCGCCATGCTGACGCCGTCCGCCGGTGTGATTGATGACCTGATCGTCTACTTTTTGCGGGAAGATTATTTCCGCCTGGTGGTCAATTCCGCCACGCGCGAAAAAGATCTGGCCTGGATCCGCGAGCAGGCGGCGCCTTTCTCGGTGGAGATCCGCGAGCGTGACGATCTGTCGCTGATCGCCGTACAGGGGCCGCTGGCGCAGGAGAAAACCCGCAGTTTGTTCAGCGATGCCCAGCGTGAGCAGGTAGCGGGCATGAAACCGTTTTTTGGCGTACAGGCTGATAACCTGTTCGTCGCCACCACTGGCTATACTGGCGAAGCGGGCTATGAAATCGCGCTGCCGCGGGAGCTGGCGGTCAGTTTCTGGCAGCAACTGCTGGCGGCCGGTGTGAAGCCCTGCGGGCTCGGCGCTCGTGATACCTTGCGCCTGGAAGCGGGCATGAATCTCTATGGTCAGGATATGGACGAAACGGTTTCGCCGCTGGCCGCCAACATGGGATGGACTATCGTCTGGCAGCCGGACGATCGCCGGTTTATCGGGCGTGATGCGCTGGAGCGTCAGCGTGATGCGGGCACCGAACAATTGGTGGGTCTGGTGATGACGGAGAAAGGGGTATTGCGTCATGGCCAGACGGTGCAGTTTACTGATGATCAGGGCGTGGTGCGCGAAGGGGTGATCACCAGCGGGTCGTTCTCGCCCACACTGGGTGTCAGCATCGCGTTGGCCCGTGTTCCGCAGGGGATTGGCGAGCAGGCAATCGTTCTGATTCGCAACCGTGAGATGCCGGTGCGCGTGACCAAACCGAATTTTGTTCGCGCGGGCAAAGCGGTTGTTCAGTTTTAA
- the ygfZ gene encoding tRNA-modifying protein YgfZ, with protein MAIHFPFTPKPLFAASQLDATLISLEDWALVTLTGPDTVKYLQGQLTADITALQPHQHTLSAHCDAKGKMWSDLRLFHYGDGLAYIERRSVRENQLSELKKYAVFSKITLSTDDNAVLLGAAGHEIRTQLATQFSSLPDADTPVVQQDGATLLYLPQPTERFLLVLTPETAHSLVAAFEHRIAFNDSRQWLALDIAAGQPIIDSANSAQFIPQATNLQALQAISFTKGCYTGQEMVARAKYRGANKRALYWLSGTATSLPSAGDELEWQLGDNWRRTGTVLAASRLQDDTVWVQAVLNNDLEPDSTLRVREDESSNLAIQPLPYSLAE; from the coding sequence ATGGCTATTCATTTTCCGTTTACCCCAAAACCGCTGTTTGCCGCATCGCAGCTCGACGCCACGCTCATTTCGCTGGAAGACTGGGCGCTGGTCACGCTGACGGGGCCGGACACCGTCAAATATCTGCAAGGGCAGCTCACCGCCGACATCACTGCGTTACAGCCTCACCAGCACACCCTCAGCGCGCATTGTGACGCCAAAGGGAAAATGTGGAGCGACCTGAGACTGTTCCACTACGGCGACGGACTGGCCTATATCGAGCGTCGCAGCGTGCGGGAAAACCAACTCAGCGAACTGAAGAAATACGCGGTTTTCTCCAAAATCACGTTGAGCACGGATGACAACGCTGTCCTGCTCGGGGCGGCTGGTCATGAAATCCGCACACAATTAGCCACTCAGTTTTCCTCTCTTCCCGATGCAGACACCCCGGTAGTACAGCAAGACGGCGCCACGCTGTTGTATCTGCCGCAGCCTACCGAACGTTTCCTGCTGGTGCTCACGCCGGAAACAGCGCACTCGCTGGTTGCCGCGTTTGAGCACCGCATCGCCTTCAATGACAGCCGTCAGTGGCTGGCGCTGGACATCGCCGCCGGCCAACCCATTATTGACAGCGCTAACAGCGCGCAGTTCATTCCTCAAGCCACCAATTTGCAGGCGTTACAGGCGATTAGCTTTACCAAGGGGTGCTATACCGGTCAGGAGATGGTGGCACGCGCCAAATATCGTGGCGCCAACAAGCGCGCGCTCTACTGGTTGTCGGGCACGGCGACGTCATTACCGTCCGCCGGCGATGAACTGGAATGGCAATTAGGGGATAACTGGCGACGCACCGGGACGGTGCTGGCGGCCAGCCGATTGCAGGATGACACGGTCTGGGTGCAAGCGGTTCTGAACAACGATCTGGAGCCCGACAGCACACTGCGCGTGCGGGAAGACGAGAGCAGCAACCTGGCGATTCAACCGTTGCCTTACTCTCTGGCGGAATAA
- the sdhE gene encoding FAD assembly factor SdhE, producing the protein MDIDNKARIHWACRRGMRELDISIMPFFEHEYDTLNDDDKHHFVRLLQCDDPDLFNWLMNHGEPADPDLKRMVSLIQARNKHRGPVAM; encoded by the coding sequence ATGGATATTGATAATAAGGCACGTATTCATTGGGCTTGCCGGCGCGGAATGCGCGAACTGGATATCTCCATCATGCCGTTTTTCGAGCATGAATATGACACCCTGAACGATGACGATAAGCATCATTTCGTTCGTCTACTGCAGTGTGACGATCCCGATCTGTTCAACTGGTTGATGAATCATGGCGAGCCGGCGGATCCTGACCTGAAACGCATGGTTTCCCTCATTCAAGCGCGAAATAAACATCGTGGCCCTGTGGCGATGTGA
- the fldB gene encoding flavodoxin FldB has product MKIGLFYGSSTCYTEMAAEKIRDVLGTELVEMNNVRDVDPHRMEQYDVLILGIPTWDFGEIQEDWENIWAQLPRLDLTGKIVALFGMGDQVEYSEWFLDALGMLHQQLKPLGVRFIGYWPVAGYDFTSAKPLTEDGKHFVGLALDEVNQYDLSDERIEQWCEQILLEMAAML; this is encoded by the coding sequence ATGAAGATCGGACTTTTTTACGGTTCCAGCACCTGTTATACCGAAATGGCGGCAGAGAAAATCCGCGATGTTCTGGGAACCGAACTGGTAGAGATGAATAACGTCAGGGATGTCGATCCCCATCGAATGGAGCAGTACGACGTGCTGATCCTTGGCATTCCCACCTGGGATTTCGGCGAAATTCAGGAAGACTGGGAAAACATCTGGGCTCAACTGCCCCGCCTAGATCTGACAGGAAAAATCGTGGCGCTGTTCGGCATGGGCGACCAGGTGGAATACAGTGAATGGTTTTTGGATGCGCTCGGTATGCTGCATCAACAGCTCAAACCACTGGGTGTCCGCTTTATTGGTTATTGGCCGGTGGCCGGCTACGATTTTACCAGCGCCAAACCGTTGACCGAGGATGGCAAACATTTTGTCGGGTTGGCGCTGGACGAGGTCAATCAATACGATCTGAGCGACGAACGTATCGAGCAGTGGTGTGAGCAAATTCTGTTGGAAATGGCGGCAATGTTGTAA
- a CDS encoding MFS transporter, with product MQASISTIDNEAPEAPVNSRNKVVVASLVGTAIEFFDFYIYATAAVLIFPHIFFPKGDETAATLQSLATFAIAFVARPIGSALFGHFGDRVGRKVTLVASLLTMGISTVLIGLLPSYETIGILAPLLLALARFGQGLGLGGEWGGAALLATENAPAHKRALYGSFPQLGAPIGFFFANGTFLLLSWALSNEQFMNWGWRVPFIASAILVIIGLYVRVSLHESPVFSKAIKAGKQVRVPLGTLLTRHMKATILGTFIMLATYTLFYIMTVYSMTYGTTPAPAGLGIPRNNFLWMLMMAVIGFGLTIPIAGYLADTLGRRKTMILVTVSMLVFAMLFPSLLGSGDQALIMAFLVIGLSMMGLTFGPMGALLPELFPTEVRYTGASFSYNVSSILGASVAPYIAAWLTSHYGLFYVGLYLAAMASLTLLALILTKETRHQSLS from the coding sequence ATGCAAGCATCCATCTCAACCATTGACAATGAAGCGCCAGAGGCGCCGGTAAACTCACGCAACAAAGTAGTGGTCGCCTCACTGGTCGGCACCGCTATCGAGTTCTTTGATTTTTATATTTATGCCACTGCGGCCGTGTTGATTTTCCCGCACATTTTCTTCCCGAAAGGCGATGAAACCGCAGCCACCCTGCAATCGCTGGCAACCTTCGCCATCGCGTTCGTCGCCCGTCCAATCGGTTCTGCGCTGTTTGGCCACTTTGGCGATCGCGTCGGACGCAAAGTCACCCTGGTCGCCTCGTTGTTGACCATGGGGATCTCCACCGTATTGATCGGCTTGCTGCCAAGCTACGAAACCATCGGCATTCTGGCGCCGCTGCTGTTGGCGTTGGCCCGTTTCGGCCAGGGGCTGGGGCTCGGCGGCGAATGGGGCGGCGCGGCGCTGTTGGCCACCGAAAACGCGCCGGCGCACAAACGCGCGCTGTACGGCTCTTTCCCGCAGTTGGGCGCACCTATCGGCTTTTTCTTCGCCAACGGTACGTTCCTGCTGCTCTCCTGGGCGTTGAGCAACGAACAGTTCATGAACTGGGGATGGCGCGTTCCTTTCATCGCTTCCGCCATACTGGTCATTATCGGCCTTTACGTGCGCGTATCCCTGCATGAATCACCGGTGTTTTCAAAAGCGATCAAAGCTGGCAAGCAAGTCCGCGTTCCTTTGGGTACGCTGCTGACCCGTCATATGAAAGCCACCATCCTTGGCACATTCATCATGCTCGCCACTTATACGCTGTTCTACATCATGACGGTCTACTCCATGACTTACGGCACCACGCCCGCGCCGGCCGGTCTGGGGATCCCGCGTAACAACTTCCTGTGGATGTTGATGATGGCCGTAATCGGTTTCGGATTGACCATTCCGATTGCCGGCTATCTCGCCGACACCCTCGGTCGCCGCAAAACCATGATACTGGTGACTGTGAGCATGCTGGTATTTGCGATGCTGTTCCCATCGCTGCTGGGCTCCGGTGATCAGGCGCTGATCATGGCGTTTCTGGTGATCGGTCTGAGTATGATGGGACTGACCTTTGGCCCGATGGGCGCACTGCTGCCCGAACTGTTCCCGACGGAAGTCCGTTATACCGGAGCCTCTTTCTCCTATAACGTCTCTTCCATTCTGGGCGCCTCCGTAGCGCCTTACATTGCCGCCTGGCTCACCAGCCACTACGGCCTGTTCTATGTCGGTTTGTATCTGGCGGCGATGGCTTCGCTGACGCTGCTGGCGCTGATTTTGACGAAAGAAACACGTCATCAGTCGCTGAGTTGA
- the gcvP gene encoding aminomethyl-transferring glycine dehydrogenase: MTQTLSQLEQNSAFVERHLGPSVEQQQQMLATIGADSLDALIRQIVPADIQLAAPPAVGEATTEHQALAELKAIASRNQRFKSYIGMGYHAVLTPPVILRNVLENPGWYTAYTPYQPEVSQGRLEALLNFQQLTQDLTGLDLASASLLDEATAAAEAMAMARRVSKLKQANRFFVADDVHPQTLDVVRTRAQTFGFDVIVGKADEVLNHDDIFGVLLQQAGTTGELHDYGALMAALKARKVICSVVADIMALVLLTSPGAQGADIVLGSAQRFGVPMGYGGPHAAFFACRDEYKRAMPGRIIGVSRDAAGNIALRMAMQTREQHIRREKANSNICTSQVLLANIAGMYAVYHGPQGLKRIAQRIHRLADILAAGLRQAGLTLRHDTWFDTLTVNVVDNAAILSRARNLGINLRADLDGAVGIALDETTTRFDVLALFAVLLGDDHGLDIDTLDAAVSAGTASVPAALLRDDAILAHPVFNRYHSETEMMRYLHRLESKDLALNQAMIPLGSCTMKLNAVAEMLPITWPEFAELHPFCPPEQAQGYRVLIEQLSSWLVQLTGYDAVCMQPNSGAQGEYAGLLAIRRYHESRNEGERSLCLIPSSAHGTNPASAQMAGMQVVVVACDKQGNIDLHDLRDKAQQAGNQLSCIMVTYPSTHGVYEETIREVCQIVHQFGGQVYLDGANMNAQVGITSPGYIGADVSHLNLHKTFCIPHGGGGPGMGPIGVKAHLAPFVPGHQVVQIDELLTRQGAVSAAPFGSASILPISWMYIRMMGAEGLKQASQVAILNANYVATRLKDAYPVLYTGRNGLVAHECILDIRPLKERTGISEMDVAKRLIDYGFHAPTMSFPVAGTLMIEPTESESKVELDRFIDAMLSIHAEIERVVAGEWPQDDNPLVNAPHTQTELAGEWPHAYSRELAAFPAGQSHKYWPAVKRLDDVYGDRNLFCSCVPMSEYQ, encoded by the coding sequence ATGACCCAGACTCTCAGTCAACTTGAACAGAACAGCGCTTTTGTGGAGCGTCATCTCGGCCCGTCCGTTGAACAACAGCAGCAGATGCTGGCCACGATTGGCGCGGATTCTCTGGATGCGCTGATCCGCCAGATTGTTCCCGCCGATATCCAACTGGCCGCGCCGCCGGCAGTGGGCGAGGCGACGACGGAACATCAGGCGCTGGCCGAACTGAAGGCGATCGCCAGCCGTAACCAGCGTTTCAAAAGCTATATCGGCATGGGGTACCACGCGGTACTGACACCGCCGGTGATTCTACGCAACGTGCTGGAGAATCCGGGTTGGTATACCGCGTACACGCCGTATCAGCCGGAAGTGTCTCAGGGGCGACTGGAAGCGCTATTGAATTTTCAACAGTTGACGCAGGATCTGACGGGGCTTGATCTGGCTTCCGCCTCGTTGCTGGATGAAGCGACCGCCGCGGCGGAAGCGATGGCGATGGCCCGGCGCGTCAGCAAACTCAAGCAGGCAAACCGTTTCTTTGTCGCGGATGACGTGCATCCGCAAACGCTGGATGTGGTGCGCACCCGCGCGCAAACCTTCGGTTTTGACGTGATTGTCGGCAAGGCCGATGAAGTGTTGAACCATGACGATATCTTCGGCGTATTGTTGCAACAGGCCGGCACCACCGGCGAACTGCACGACTACGGCGCGTTGATGGCGGCGCTCAAGGCGCGCAAGGTCATTTGCAGCGTGGTGGCGGATATCATGGCGCTGGTGCTGCTGACTTCGCCGGGCGCGCAGGGCGCGGATATCGTGCTGGGGTCGGCGCAGCGTTTCGGCGTGCCGATGGGTTATGGCGGCCCGCACGCCGCGTTTTTTGCCTGTCGCGATGAATATAAGCGCGCCATGCCCGGACGTATCATCGGGGTATCGCGCGACGCCGCAGGCAACATCGCGTTGCGTATGGCGATGCAGACGCGCGAGCAGCATATCCGCCGTGAAAAAGCCAACTCCAATATTTGTACCTCGCAGGTACTGCTGGCCAATATCGCCGGAATGTACGCTGTTTATCACGGCCCGCAGGGCTTGAAGCGCATTGCGCAGCGAATCCACCGGCTGGCCGATATTCTGGCGGCGGGGCTGCGACAGGCCGGGCTGACACTGCGTCATGACACCTGGTTCGACACGCTGACCGTCAACGTGGTGGACAACGCGGCGATACTGAGCCGGGCTCGGAACCTCGGCATCAATTTACGTGCTGATCTGGACGGTGCGGTGGGTATCGCGCTGGATGAAACCACCACCCGTTTTGATGTGCTGGCGTTGTTCGCCGTGCTGTTGGGCGACGATCACGGCCTGGATATCGATACGCTGGATGCGGCGGTAAGCGCCGGCACAGCGTCTGTTCCGGCAGCGTTGCTGCGCGACGACGCCATTCTGGCGCACCCGGTGTTCAACCGCTATCACAGCGAAACCGAAATGATGCGTTATCTGCATCGGCTGGAGAGTAAGGATCTGGCGCTGAATCAGGCCATGATCCCGCTGGGTTCCTGCACCATGAAACTTAACGCCGTGGCCGAAATGCTGCCGATCACTTGGCCGGAATTCGCCGAACTGCATCCGTTCTGTCCGCCGGAGCAGGCGCAGGGCTACCGTGTGCTGATCGAGCAACTCTCTTCCTGGCTGGTGCAACTGACCGGTTACGACGCTGTGTGCATGCAACCCAACTCCGGCGCGCAGGGCGAATACGCCGGTCTGCTGGCGATCCGCCGCTATCATGAAAGCCGCAACGAGGGCGAGCGCAGCCTCTGTTTGATCCCGAGTTCCGCCCACGGCACCAACCCGGCGTCCGCGCAGATGGCGGGTATGCAGGTGGTGGTGGTGGCCTGCGATAAGCAGGGTAATATCGACTTGCACGATCTGCGCGACAAAGCGCAGCAGGCGGGCAACCAGCTTTCCTGCATCATGGTCACTTACCCGTCGACGCATGGTGTGTACGAGGAAACCATTCGCGAAGTGTGTCAGATCGTCCATCAGTTCGGCGGGCAGGTGTATCTGGACGGCGCCAACATGAACGCGCAGGTGGGCATCACCTCGCCGGGGTATATCGGCGCTGATGTATCGCACCTCAATCTGCATAAAACCTTCTGCATCCCGCACGGCGGCGGCGGCCCCGGTATGGGGCCGATTGGCGTGAAAGCGCATCTGGCGCCGTTTGTTCCCGGGCATCAGGTGGTGCAGATCGACGAATTGCTGACCCGACAAGGGGCGGTATCCGCCGCGCCATTCGGCAGCGCCTCCATTCTGCCCATTAGCTGGATGTATATCCGTATGATGGGGGCGGAAGGGTTGAAGCAGGCCAGCCAGGTGGCGATCCTGAACGCCAACTATGTTGCGACCCGTTTGAAAGACGCCTATCCGGTGTTGTATACCGGCCGGAATGGCCTGGTGGCGCACGAGTGCATTCTGGATATCCGGCCGCTGAAAGAGCGTACCGGCATCAGTGAGATGGATGTCGCCAAACGCCTGATCGATTACGGTTTCCATGCGCCGACCATGTCGTTCCCGGTGGCGGGAACGTTAATGATTGAGCCGACCGAATCGGAAAGCAAAGTCGAGTTGGATCGCTTTATCGACGCAATGTTGTCGATTCACGCCGAGATCGAGCGAGTCGTCGCGGGCGAATGGCCGCAGGACGATAACCCGCTGGTGAATGCGCCGCACACGCAGACCGAGCTGGCCGGTGAATGGCCGCATGCCTACAGCCGTGAACTGGCCGCGTTCCCGGCCGGGCAGTCGCACAAATACTGGCCTGCGGTGAAGCGTCTGGATGATGTGTACGGCGACCGTAACCTGTTCTGCTCCTGCGTACCGATGAGCGAATATCAGTAA
- a CDS encoding ABC transporter substrate-binding protein, giving the protein MKTILKGLICSLPLLLLPLTGQARTLQPGVLTIGSDLTYPPYNYLQNNQPAGFDAELMALIGAPLKLKPEVKDTRFASLILGIKASKFDVVASTLYVTPERAAQVSFLPYMKTGGAFLVLTHSAFTPKTPEELCGKRVSSIKGGAWIARLNKVSTDYCKPHGQGPITVQEFPTSPEATQALMSGAVDVQYEDAAVAKSSVEKTGGKLKISTTSIVYPVVVGLAVSKDNPELLADLKKAFEQKISDGSYEQLLKKYNVQMPDDQEVEKALAGTL; this is encoded by the coding sequence ATGAAAACCATACTGAAAGGCCTGATCTGTTCATTGCCCCTGTTATTGCTGCCGTTGACCGGGCAAGCCCGTACGCTGCAACCCGGCGTATTGACCATCGGATCGGATCTGACCTATCCACCGTACAACTACCTGCAAAATAACCAACCCGCCGGTTTCGACGCCGAGCTAATGGCACTGATCGGCGCACCGCTGAAACTCAAACCCGAAGTGAAAGATACCCGCTTCGCCAGCCTGATTCTCGGCATCAAAGCCAGTAAATTCGATGTCGTTGCCTCCACGCTTTACGTTACGCCGGAGCGAGCTGCACAGGTTTCATTCCTGCCGTATATGAAAACCGGCGGCGCCTTCCTGGTGCTGACCCACAGCGCCTTTACACCGAAAACGCCGGAAGAGTTATGCGGCAAGCGCGTCAGCTCCATCAAGGGCGGCGCCTGGATCGCCCGCTTGAACAAAGTGTCCACCGATTACTGTAAACCCCACGGACAGGGGCCCATCACCGTTCAGGAGTTCCCAACCTCGCCGGAGGCAACCCAGGCGCTGATGTCCGGCGCGGTGGACGTGCAATATGAAGACGCTGCGGTCGCCAAATCCAGCGTGGAGAAGACCGGCGGCAAACTGAAAATATCTACCACCAGCATCGTTTATCCCGTCGTAGTGGGGTTGGCGGTCAGCAAAGACAACCCGGAACTGCTGGCCGATCTGAAAAAGGCGTTCGAACAAAAGATCAGCGACGGCAGTTATGAACAACTGCTGAAGAAATACAACGTACAGATGCCAGACGACCAGGAAGTGGAAAAAGCGCTGGCAGGCACGCTGTAA